In a single window of the Nitrospirota bacterium genome:
- a CDS encoding glutathione peroxidase: MHGARASTGAVWLFVGLVLGCSPSYSLAEEPPGGKGPILMAAQTGSVYDFTLNDIDGKPLSLGQFKGKVLLLVNTASFCGNTPQYADMQEMYERYQAKGLEILAFPANNFGQQEPGTNQEIKSFCYTKYSLTFPLFMKISVKGGDKHPLYHYLTEQSPFPGEVEWNFQKYLVDRKGNVVARYQHRTKPLADEIVRDVERELAK, from the coding sequence ATGCACGGCGCGCGCGCATCCACCGGTGCTGTGTGGTTGTTCGTGGGGCTCGTACTAGGCTGCAGCCCAAGCTATTCGCTGGCGGAGGAACCGCCGGGCGGGAAAGGGCCGATTCTGATGGCTGCGCAAACCGGTTCGGTGTACGACTTCACGCTAAACGACATCGACGGCAAGCCCCTGTCGCTCGGCCAGTTCAAGGGGAAGGTCCTGTTGCTGGTCAACACCGCCAGCTTCTGCGGGAACACCCCCCAGTACGCGGACATGCAGGAGATGTACGAACGCTATCAGGCGAAGGGCCTGGAGATTCTGGCCTTTCCCGCCAACAATTTCGGCCAGCAGGAGCCGGGCACCAACCAGGAAATCAAGAGTTTCTGTTACACCAAGTACAGCCTGACCTTTCCGCTGTTCATGAAGATCAGCGTGAAGGGCGGCGACAAACATCCCCTCTACCACTACCTCACCGAACAGAGCCCGTTCCCGGGCGAAGTGGAGTGGAATTTCCAGAAGTACCTGGTGGACCGCAAGGGCAACGTCGTGGCCCGCTACCAGCACCGCACCAAACCTCTGGCCGATGAGATCGTACGGGACGTGGAGCGGGAATTGGCGAAGTAG
- a CDS encoding cupredoxin domain-containing protein has translation MNGSCVSRALWARTVLWIVLVAWVNAVAVAWAGEPATLEPGADGVQRATITLDSYSYSPDRLIVQAGKPVELTLTSVTTITPHNFIIKELAVEQDVGAGKTVTVRFTPIQPGVYLFYCDKKLLFLPGHREKGMEGRLEVR, from the coding sequence ATGAACGGCTCTTGTGTCTCCCGCGCTCTTTGGGCCAGAACGGTCCTCTGGATAGTGCTTGTCGCCTGGGTCAATGCCGTTGCCGTGGCTTGGGCCGGAGAGCCGGCGACCCTGGAGCCGGGCGCCGATGGGGTCCAACGGGCCACCATCACCCTGGACAGCTATTCATATAGTCCCGACCGTCTAATCGTCCAGGCAGGCAAGCCGGTGGAGTTGACGCTGACCAGCGTCACGACGATCACGCCGCATAACTTCATCATCAAAGAACTGGCCGTCGAACAGGACGTCGGTGCGGGCAAGACCGTGACCGTTCGCTTCACGCCCATACAGCCAGGCGTCTACCTGTTTTATTGCGACAAGAAGTTGCTGTTCTTGCCCGGCCATCGGGAAAAAGGCATGGAAGGTCGCCTGGAAGTCCGCTAG
- a CDS encoding TraR/DksA family transcriptional regulator — protein MSTKGKVNKKPVNKISKSVKPPAKRSVAKAKSKGAAEARPSDRKRTSATIDIAPKAKSKYAGRRDALHRMLMAKRQEIMNEIGASLGQSLTDDQQRRLESAMDVGDQALMDLERELGISLMEMRNRRRQLIDEALARLDEGTYGLCAECGVDISEKRLVAVPFAKLCVECQSQQELMEKIEKGEERD, from the coding sequence ATGTCCACGAAGGGAAAGGTCAACAAAAAGCCCGTGAATAAAATATCCAAATCCGTCAAGCCGCCCGCAAAGCGATCTGTGGCCAAAGCAAAGAGCAAGGGAGCGGCCGAGGCCAGGCCCTCTGACCGGAAGCGAACGAGCGCGACGATCGACATTGCGCCGAAAGCCAAATCGAAATACGCCGGGCGCCGGGACGCGTTGCATCGCATGTTGATGGCGAAGCGACAGGAGATCATGAATGAGATCGGCGCCTCGCTGGGGCAGTCCTTGACGGATGATCAGCAACGCCGCCTGGAGTCGGCGATGGATGTCGGCGACCAGGCGTTGATGGACCTGGAGCGGGAGTTGGGGATCTCGCTCATGGAGATGCGGAATCGGAGGCGGCAGTTGATCGACGAGGCCCTTGCCAGATTGGATGAAGGCACCTACGGCCTCTGCGCCGAGTGCGGAGTGGACATCAGCGAGAAGCGGCTGGTCGCTGTGCCCTTCGCCAAACTGTGCGTCGAATGCCAATCCCAGCAAGAATTGATGGAAAAGATCGAAAAGGGCGAGGAACGTGATTGA
- a CDS encoding (2Fe-2S) ferredoxin domain-containing protein codes for MSTFTHHIFVCINQRPKGDPRGCCADSGSERLHACFKKEVDRLGLKGTVRANKAGCLDHCEYGPSVVIYPEGVWYWVGSEADVTEIMERHVVKGEIVERLLMPDHPAPKKLKP; via the coding sequence GTGTCCACCTTCACACATCATATTTTCGTCTGTATCAACCAGCGGCCCAAGGGCGATCCCCGCGGCTGCTGCGCGGACAGCGGATCGGAGCGGTTGCACGCCTGCTTCAAGAAGGAAGTGGACCGCCTCGGCTTGAAGGGAACCGTCCGGGCCAACAAAGCCGGCTGCCTCGACCATTGCGAGTACGGCCCCAGCGTCGTGATCTATCCGGAAGGCGTCTGGTATTGGGTCGGGTCGGAAGCGGACGTGACCGAGATCATGGAACGTCATGTCGTCAAGGGCGAGATCGTCGAACGCCTGTTGATGCCGGACCATCCCGCGCCAAAGAAGCTGAAGCCCTGA
- a CDS encoding squalene/phytoene synthase family protein — protein sequence MVAAAHTAVHRHVLLNDLLKRVSRSFFLTLNVLPRCVRDQIGLAYLFARAADTIADTDLIDREQRLLFLEQFRSQFKSDEVSWGEVRAIQAAVTPHQADSSERQLLAQLEDCFRLYLDLEADDRTRIRTLMVTLTNGMVMDLQSFPGDNQNRLAALPALEDLDRYTYYVAGCVGEFWTGMMCAYLPALAAWDEKRMAAVGVRFGKGLQLTNILKDLPRDLRRGRCYIPSSLLQEAGLMPGDLLRKDNLPKVKPILGKLVRLALEHLDQGWLYTLAIPRREVRLRLACMWPILFAGATLQRIAASPDWLDATAKLKMPKGQVYRIMALTTLTGGCGYVGTALWGRLRKQIM from the coding sequence GTGGTTGCTGCCGCCCATACCGCCGTTCACAGACATGTGCTACTGAACGATCTCCTCAAGCGGGTCTCCCGGTCTTTTTTTCTCACCTTGAACGTGCTCCCCCGTTGCGTGCGCGACCAGATCGGGCTGGCCTATCTCTTTGCCAGGGCAGCCGATACGATCGCCGATACGGATCTGATCGACCGGGAGCAGCGGCTGCTGTTCTTGGAGCAGTTCAGGAGCCAGTTCAAGTCGGATGAAGTTTCATGGGGCGAGGTACGGGCGATCCAAGCAGCAGTGACGCCGCATCAGGCCGATTCGTCCGAGCGGCAATTGTTGGCGCAACTGGAAGACTGCTTCCGCCTGTATCTGGACCTTGAGGCCGATGACCGGACCCGCATCCGCACGTTGATGGTGACCTTGACCAATGGAATGGTGATGGACCTGCAATCCTTTCCGGGCGACAACCAGAACCGGCTGGCGGCGCTTCCGGCACTCGAGGACCTGGATCGCTACACCTACTATGTGGCCGGTTGCGTGGGTGAATTCTGGACCGGGATGATGTGCGCGTACCTGCCGGCACTCGCCGCCTGGGACGAGAAGCGCATGGCTGCGGTCGGAGTTAGGTTCGGCAAAGGGCTCCAGCTCACCAATATCCTCAAAGACCTGCCACGGGACTTGCGGCGGGGACGCTGTTACATTCCCTCCTCATTGCTTCAGGAAGCAGGGCTGATGCCGGGCGACTTGCTGCGCAAAGACAATTTACCCAAGGTCAAACCGATCCTGGGCAAGCTGGTGCGCCTGGCCTTGGAACATTTGGACCAAGGCTGGCTCTATACGCTGGCGATCCCGAGGCGGGAAGTTCGGCTCCGTCTGGCCTGCATGTGGCCGATCCTCTTTGCCGGGGCGACCTTGCAGCGGATCGCCGCCTCGCCCGATTGGCTGGACGCGACGGCCAAGCTCAAGATGCCGAAGGGACAGGTCTACCGGATCATGGCGCTGACGACACTCACGGGCGGCTGCGGCTACGTGGGCACGGCTCTGTGGGGGAGATTGAGAAAACAGATTATGTAA
- a CDS encoding PEGA domain-containing protein yields the protein MTRKIAILIALPLLGTLTGCATIVNGTSQELHFTSEPTAAQVFVNGEPIGYTPLLTKIQRNNPEVVLKKEGYQNQNVYLEYKLSGFFWVDFFLLPLVGPITDTITDSMSVYEPTFYHSKLKPQ from the coding sequence ATGACCCGTAAGATTGCTATCCTGATAGCATTGCCCTTGCTCGGCACTCTTACAGGATGTGCCACCATCGTTAACGGAACCTCCCAGGAACTCCACTTCACTTCAGAGCCTACAGCCGCTCAAGTGTTCGTCAACGGAGAGCCTATTGGCTATACTCCCTTGTTAACAAAGATTCAGAGAAACAATCCGGAGGTGGTCTTAAAAAAGGAGGGGTATCAGAATCAAAACGTCTACCTGGAGTACAAGTTGAGTGGATTTTTCTGGGTAGACTTCTTTCTATTGCCGCTAGTTGGCCCGATAACAGACACCATTACTGATTCCATGAGCGTGTACGAACCAACTTTCTATCACTCAAAATTGAAGCCCCAGTAA
- a CDS encoding acylphosphatase, with amino-acid sequence MSSVQTVRAVILVSGLVQGVGYRAYAQEEASRLGLAGGVRNLEDGRVEVAVEGQRSTVEVFMGTLRTGPRLARVEALQVAWESPAGRYVGFQIWY; translated from the coding sequence ATGTCCTCCGTACAGACAGTCCGCGCAGTGATTCTGGTGAGCGGCTTGGTGCAAGGCGTCGGCTATCGTGCCTATGCCCAAGAAGAAGCTTCCCGGCTCGGGCTCGCCGGGGGCGTGCGGAACCTCGAGGACGGACGGGTCGAGGTTGCAGTGGAAGGTCAACGATCGACGGTGGAGGTCTTCATGGGGACGCTTCGGACCGGGCCGCGCTTGGCACGGGTGGAGGCCCTTCAGGTGGCATGGGAGTCGCCTGCCGGTCGATACGTCGGATTCCAGATCTGGTACTGA
- a CDS encoding adenine phosphoribosyltransferase codes for MDYKKLIREVPDFPKPGILFYDITTLLKDARAFRTVQDELAARYRDRGISKIVGIESRGFILGSPLAYQIGAGFVPVRKPGKLPADTYEVKYKLEYGSNSLAIHRDAIAMGERVLVVDDLLATGGTAAATISLIRQLGGEIAGMVVLVELTDLKGRDKLDGCPLHAMITYP; via the coding sequence ATGGACTACAAGAAGCTGATTCGCGAAGTGCCGGACTTCCCCAAGCCCGGAATCCTTTTTTATGACATCACGACGCTGCTGAAGGATGCCCGGGCGTTTCGGACGGTGCAGGATGAGTTGGCGGCTCGGTATCGCGACCGAGGCATCTCGAAGATCGTCGGGATCGAATCCCGGGGCTTCATCCTCGGGAGTCCGCTGGCCTATCAGATCGGCGCAGGGTTCGTCCCGGTGCGCAAACCGGGCAAGCTGCCGGCCGACACTTATGAGGTCAAGTACAAACTGGAATATGGGTCCAACTCGCTCGCGATCCATCGCGACGCGATCGCGATGGGCGAACGGGTGCTGGTGGTCGACGATCTGCTCGCGACCGGCGGAACGGCCGCCGCCACGATCAGCCTGATCCGCCAGCTCGGCGGTGAGATTGCGGGCATGGTGGTGTTGGTGGAATTGACCGATCTCAAGGGGCGGGACAAGTTGGATGGCTGTCCGTTGCATGCCATGATCACCTATCCCTAG
- a CDS encoding cytochrome c, whose protein sequence is MSMANWIVAALKCGLVSGATLMVLATAAPMASAKPDVPPVPAEFGKGEAKFKANCARCHGERGVGTSQGPPLVHKIYEPNHHGDPAFQRAAANGVRAHHWQFGDMPRIDGVTPDDVEQIVKYVRWLQRQAGIM, encoded by the coding sequence ATGAGCATGGCCAATTGGATCGTCGCTGCGCTGAAATGCGGCCTCGTGAGCGGTGCGACCCTGATGGTATTGGCAACAGCCGCCCCGATGGCATCGGCGAAGCCGGATGTGCCGCCGGTTCCGGCGGAGTTCGGCAAGGGCGAGGCCAAGTTTAAGGCCAACTGCGCACGTTGCCATGGAGAGCGGGGCGTGGGGACCAGTCAAGGGCCGCCGCTGGTGCACAAGATTTATGAGCCCAATCATCATGGAGACCCGGCCTTCCAGCGGGCGGCGGCCAACGGGGTCCGCGCCCACCATTGGCAGTTCGGCGACATGCCCAGGATCGACGGGGTGACGCCTGACGATGTGGAACAGATCGTCAAATATGTCCGCTGGCTCCAGCGCCAGGCGGGGATCATGTAG
- the ald gene encoding alanine dehydrogenase produces MIIGVPREIKDHEFRVSLTPEGVRTLCAAGHTVWVEPAAGEGSGFSDEQYRQAGARLAGSKEQLFKEAELIVKVKEPLPSEYTLFRPAQILFTYLHLAASVELTRALMDAQVTAIAYETTESRDGSLPMLKPMSEIAGRLAVQVGAGYLERLQGGSGVLLGGVPGVAPGKVVVLGAGVVGSAATGIAVGMGAQVTVINQDLERLRELDALYRGRIVTLASQQSWIDRVVEEADLVIGAVMVRGAKAPKLVSRSVVARMRPGSVIVDVAVDQGGCIETTRPTSHSDPVYRVEGVLHYCVPNMPGIVPRTSTLALTNATLPFIVRLASAGLEPAMRADPGFARGINVAKGKVMCRAVAEAHGMAWTSPA; encoded by the coding sequence ATGATCATCGGCGTGCCGCGAGAAATCAAAGACCATGAGTTTCGGGTGAGCCTGACCCCGGAGGGGGTCCGGACCCTCTGTGCCGCCGGTCATACGGTATGGGTTGAGCCGGCGGCCGGGGAAGGCAGCGGGTTCTCCGACGAACAGTATCGCCAGGCCGGCGCCCGCCTGGCCGGGTCGAAGGAACAGCTCTTCAAAGAGGCGGAGCTGATTGTGAAAGTCAAGGAGCCCCTGCCGTCGGAGTATACCCTGTTCCGTCCCGCGCAGATCCTGTTTACCTACCTGCATCTGGCCGCGTCGGTTGAGCTGACGAGGGCGTTGATGGACGCGCAGGTCACGGCCATCGCCTATGAAACAACCGAGAGCCGGGACGGAAGCCTGCCGATGCTCAAGCCCATGAGCGAGATTGCCGGCCGGCTGGCGGTGCAGGTCGGGGCCGGGTATTTGGAGCGGCTGCAGGGGGGATCCGGCGTGCTGCTGGGCGGAGTCCCCGGCGTCGCGCCCGGCAAAGTCGTGGTGCTGGGAGCCGGGGTAGTCGGGAGCGCCGCGACCGGGATTGCCGTCGGGATGGGGGCCCAGGTCACGGTGATCAACCAGGATCTGGAGCGGCTGCGGGAACTGGATGCGCTTTACCGGGGGAGGATCGTGACGCTGGCCTCCCAGCAGTCCTGGATTGACCGGGTGGTCGAAGAGGCGGACCTGGTTATCGGCGCTGTGATGGTGCGGGGGGCCAAGGCGCCCAAGCTGGTGTCCCGCTCGGTTGTGGCGCGCATGCGCCCCGGGTCCGTCATCGTGGACGTGGCGGTGGATCAAGGGGGGTGTATTGAAACGACCCGCCCGACCAGCCATTCCGATCCCGTGTATCGCGTGGAGGGGGTTTTGCACTATTGCGTGCCGAACATGCCCGGAATTGTGCCGCGCACCTCGACTTTGGCCTTGACCAACGCGACGCTTCCCTTTATAGTTCGCCTGGCCTCGGCGGGACTCGAGCCGGCCATGCGCGCCGATCCCGGCTTTGCACGCGGGATCAATGTCGCGAAGGGCAAGGTGATGTGTCGTGCCGTAGCCGAGGCCCATGGAATGGCGTGGACGTCGCCAGCCTGA
- a CDS encoding zinc ribbon domain-containing protein, protein MPMYEYMAERCLRQPPCARRKEYLQRMTEASLAECRECGAPITRIFSSFAARSGAVGVSSPDPTPLNMTGLPAPSDMGDGSGGEGPCGHEH, encoded by the coding sequence ATGCCGATGTATGAATATATGGCGGAGCGGTGCCTGCGTCAGCCTCCTTGTGCGCGGCGCAAGGAATATCTGCAACGCATGACCGAGGCGAGTCTGGCCGAGTGTCGGGAGTGCGGCGCTCCGATCACGCGGATCTTTTCTTCCTTTGCCGCCCGGTCGGGAGCCGTGGGGGTCTCGTCTCCCGATCCGACCCCCTTGAACATGACGGGCCTTCCGGCTCCGTCGGACATGGGGGATGGCTCGGGCGGTGAGGGGCCCTGCGGGCACGAGCATTGA
- the htpX gene encoding protease HtpX, with protein sequence MKWLKGMALLLIANVLIFVTLSISFHVLVNFILPAFGIDVRGAVNQQDLVWAMVIGFGGAFLSLAFSKQMARSMLECYQITQPKSQAEHVIYSTVQDIAQRVGIKMPEVWVYEGEDPNAFATGPTKNNSMVAVSTGLLSHLNEQEVRAVLAHEMGHVYNGDMFTTTVLAGLMNTFVYFISRWVYRNLAERNEMLAFGVYMFLQIVLSFLAMIPISWFSRRREFGADAFSAKAYGRDGMIAALRAIDRWVNRAQVEYTTQDALATMKISGKSNGFMHLFATHPPIEERIAALQRLS encoded by the coding sequence ATGAAGTGGTTGAAGGGCATGGCTCTATTACTGATCGCCAACGTGTTGATTTTCGTCACGTTGTCGATTTCGTTCCATGTGTTGGTCAATTTTATCCTGCCGGCCTTTGGCATTGATGTCCGCGGGGCGGTCAACCAGCAGGATCTGGTCTGGGCCATGGTCATCGGATTCGGGGGCGCGTTCCTCAGCCTGGCCTTCTCGAAGCAAATGGCCCGGTCCATGCTGGAGTGCTATCAGATCACCCAGCCCAAGTCCCAAGCCGAGCACGTGATCTATTCGACGGTGCAGGACATCGCCCAGCGGGTCGGCATCAAAATGCCGGAAGTCTGGGTCTACGAAGGGGAAGACCCGAACGCGTTTGCCACGGGCCCCACGAAGAATAATTCGATGGTGGCCGTGTCCACCGGCTTGTTGAGCCACCTCAACGAACAGGAAGTGCGGGCGGTCTTGGCCCACGAAATGGGCCATGTCTACAACGGCGACATGTTCACCACGACGGTCCTCGCTGGCCTGATGAACACGTTCGTGTACTTCATCAGCCGCTGGGTCTATCGGAACCTTGCCGAGCGCAACGAGATGTTGGCCTTTGGCGTCTACATGTTCCTACAGATCGTCCTGTCCTTCCTGGCCATGATCCCGATCAGCTGGTTCTCGCGCCGGCGGGAGTTCGGGGCCGACGCATTTTCCGCCAAGGCCTATGGACGCGACGGGATGATTGCGGCGCTGCGGGCCATCGACCGATGGGTCAACCGGGCCCAGGTGGAGTACACCACCCAGGACGCCCTGGCCACCATGAAGATTTCCGGCAAGTCCAACGGGTTCATGCACCTGTTCGCCACGCACCCGCCGATCGAAGAGCGGATTGCGGCGCTCCAACGGCTGTCATAA
- the malQ gene encoding 4-alpha-glucanotransferase, protein MTASQEPIWLDELAARCGIAAEYYDNWGRRHRTSEQTKRAVLASMGYQAEQPESIRAAVTAWDDASWRQPCAPVLVRRIDQSLGSWSFSVPVEEAAAHALRIAWEILDESGRLQQKGEAGPGLAPAETRMLDGRRYARYAVPLPAGLDCGYYDVVARAGTAAGEVRGSLRLIVTPSRCYLPPSLQEGARIWGLSLQLYSIRSSRNWGIGDFGDLAAIVERAATDLGAGVVGLNPLHALKNTKPYHISPYSPDSRLFLNVLYVAVEQVPELAESEPARKLLSDEGFQSSLSTLRASELVDYDRVCAAKLAVLEALFQTFQERHLRDHGEMAVTQRGQTFLDYVRKEGERLERFALFQALSEELRRRHPDVWEWKDWPAPYRNPASPEVAAFRQAQALRVRFHQYVQWIAGEQVAAIAQRTRTLGMPLGLYHDLALGGSRSGSDAWVFQDVLALTVDSGCPPDAFALEGQNWGFPPMDPHRLRASRYRLFIELLRKNLTYGGALRLDHVMGLFRLFWIPHGLPASAGTYVTYPFEDLLGILALESVRHKTMIIGEDLGTVPDEVRASLSAAGVLSYRVLYFERQDDGRWKEPGGYPSQAVAVVTTHDLPTLAGYWGGKDLEIRRSLGLLPDDQALRTAQDERAQDCRRLLEALQAEGLWPRPDDAGSLPAMTTELARAMHLFLARTPCRVVLTALDDVVGELSQANVPGTLDSYPNWSRKMTLPLEAWWTAPALVQLAADFKKAGRA, encoded by the coding sequence GTGACGGCATCGCAAGAACCAATTTGGCTCGATGAGCTGGCGGCCCGGTGTGGGATCGCGGCGGAGTATTACGACAACTGGGGGCGCCGGCACCGGACGTCCGAGCAAACCAAGCGGGCCGTGCTGGCTTCCATGGGCTATCAGGCGGAGCAGCCGGAATCCATCCGGGCCGCGGTGACCGCATGGGATGACGCATCCTGGCGGCAGCCCTGCGCGCCGGTGTTGGTTCGCCGGATCGATCAATCATTGGGCTCCTGGTCCTTCTCCGTTCCGGTGGAGGAGGCAGCGGCGCATGCACTGCGCATCGCATGGGAGATTCTGGATGAGTCCGGCCGTCTCCAGCAAAAAGGCGAGGCCGGGCCGGGCTTGGCTCCGGCTGAAACCAGGATGCTCGATGGCCGGCGTTATGCCCGCTATGCGGTGCCGCTCCCGGCCGGATTGGACTGCGGGTACTATGATGTGGTGGCTCGTGCCGGGACTGCCGCCGGCGAGGTGCGGGGCAGCCTGCGCCTGATCGTGACGCCGTCGCGATGTTACCTCCCGCCATCCCTACAAGAGGGGGCGCGCATCTGGGGATTGAGCCTGCAGCTCTATTCAATTCGGTCGTCCCGGAACTGGGGTATCGGGGATTTTGGGGATCTGGCCGCGATCGTCGAGCGCGCCGCCACGGATCTCGGCGCGGGGGTCGTGGGTCTCAATCCGTTGCATGCGCTGAAGAACACCAAGCCGTACCACATCAGTCCCTACTCACCGGACAGTCGTCTCTTCCTGAACGTCTTGTATGTGGCGGTGGAGCAAGTGCCGGAACTGGCTGAATCGGAGCCGGCCCGAAAGTTGCTCAGCGACGAGGGGTTTCAATCCTCCCTGTCTACGCTCCGGGCAAGCGAGTTGGTGGACTATGATCGGGTCTGCGCCGCAAAATTGGCCGTACTGGAAGCGCTTTTCCAGACTTTTCAAGAACGACACCTGCGCGATCATGGAGAGATGGCGGTCACCCAACGGGGGCAGACCTTTCTGGACTATGTACGGAAGGAAGGGGAGCGGCTCGAGCGATTTGCCCTGTTTCAGGCTCTCTCCGAAGAGTTGCGGCGGCGGCATCCGGATGTCTGGGAGTGGAAGGACTGGCCGGCGCCCTACCGCAACCCGGCTTCACCGGAGGTCGCGGCGTTCCGACAGGCGCAGGCGTTGCGCGTGCGTTTCCACCAGTACGTGCAATGGATTGCCGGCGAGCAGGTGGCGGCCATCGCGCAGCGGACCCGCACGCTGGGCATGCCGCTGGGGCTCTATCACGATCTGGCGCTCGGCGGCAGCCGGTCGGGCAGCGATGCCTGGGTCTTTCAAGATGTCCTGGCGTTGACGGTGGACAGCGGGTGCCCTCCCGATGCCTTTGCGTTGGAGGGGCAGAACTGGGGCTTTCCGCCGATGGATCCGCACCGGCTGCGGGCGAGCCGGTATCGTCTGTTCATCGAGCTCTTGCGCAAAAACCTGACGTACGGGGGTGCGCTCAGGTTGGACCATGTCATGGGCCTCTTCCGTCTGTTCTGGATTCCCCACGGCCTGCCGGCTTCCGCCGGAACCTATGTCACCTACCCGTTCGAGGATCTGTTGGGCATTCTGGCGCTCGAGAGCGTAAGACACAAGACGATGATCATCGGGGAAGATCTGGGCACGGTGCCCGATGAAGTCCGGGCGAGCTTGTCGGCGGCAGGGGTCTTATCCTACCGTGTCCTTTATTTCGAGAGGCAGGACGATGGCCGCTGGAAGGAGCCGGGCGGGTATCCGAGTCAGGCTGTGGCGGTGGTGACGACCCATGATCTGCCGACCCTGGCCGGGTATTGGGGCGGGAAGGATCTGGAGATCCGGCGGAGCCTGGGACTCCTGCCCGATGACCAGGCCTTGCGGACTGCGCAGGACGAGCGGGCGCAGGATTGCCGGCGCCTGCTGGAAGCCTTGCAGGCGGAGGGGCTCTGGCCGAGGCCGGACGATGCCGGGTCGCTTCCGGCCATGACGACCGAGTTGGCTCGGGCGATGCATCTGTTTCTGGCGCGCACGCCCTGCCGAGTGGTCTTGACCGCGCTGGACGATGTGGTTGGCGAGTTGTCGCAGGCGAACGTGCCGGGCACGTTGGATAGTTATCCCAACTGGTCCCGGAAGATGACGCTGCCGCTCGAAGCCTGGTGGACGGCGCCGGCCCTGGTGCAGCTGGCCGCCGATTTCAAGAAGGCCGGCCGGGCATAG
- the queC gene encoding 7-cyano-7-deazaguanine synthase QueC — MNAVVLASGGLDSTVTAAVAKRDGCDLYLLTVAYGQRHRIEVERARQIGVALGAAGHLVLELDLRPIGGSALTGEQAVPKDRSGAERAEGIPVTYVPARNTIFLSLALAYAETRQAAWIYFGANVLDYSGYPDCRPEYIRAFEQVARLGTKAGVGGAGIGIRAPLLQMTKAEIIRQGLALGAPLHLTHSCYDPASDGTACGRCDSCRIRLDGFKAAGMADPIAYAGPLS, encoded by the coding sequence ATGAATGCCGTGGTGCTGGCCAGCGGGGGACTCGACTCCACGGTGACGGCGGCGGTAGCCAAGCGAGACGGTTGCGACCTGTATCTGCTGACGGTCGCGTATGGACAGCGGCATCGCATCGAAGTCGAACGGGCACGTCAGATCGGTGTTGCGCTGGGGGCCGCCGGCCATTTGGTGTTGGAGCTGGACCTCCGGCCGATCGGCGGCTCGGCGTTGACCGGCGAACAGGCCGTCCCCAAGGATCGATCCGGGGCTGAGCGAGCGGAAGGCATTCCGGTCACCTATGTGCCGGCGCGCAATACGATCTTTCTGTCGCTGGCCCTGGCGTATGCAGAGACCCGGCAAGCGGCCTGGATCTACTTCGGCGCCAACGTGCTGGACTATTCCGGCTATCCGGATTGCCGGCCGGAGTACATCCGGGCCTTCGAGCAGGTGGCGCGTCTGGGGACCAAAGCCGGGGTGGGCGGGGCCGGGATCGGCATCAGGGCGCCGTTGCTCCAGATGACGAAGGCCGAGATCATCCGCCAGGGGCTGGCGTTGGGGGCGCCGTTGCACCTGACGCATAGCTGTTACGATCCCGCATCGGATGGGACCGCCTGCGGTCGATGCGACAGTTGCCGCATCCGGTTGGACGGTTTCAAGGCGGCCGGGATGGCCGATCCTATCGCCTATGCCGGCCCGCTGAGTTGA